One window from the genome of Pelodictyon luteolum DSM 273 encodes:
- a CDS encoding histidine triad nucleotide-binding protein has product MENHSADCIFCRIIAGEIPADILYRNDHVLAFRDISPVAPAHALIIPLEHIASLSDLSPDHLHIAGQIMLAAGRVADILGVRQSGYRFVFNSGPDALQSVFHIHGHLLGGTGMGWPPFPGAAITHGA; this is encoded by the coding sequence ATGGAGAACCACAGCGCTGACTGCATTTTCTGCCGGATCATTGCAGGCGAAATCCCTGCCGACATTCTCTACCGCAACGACCATGTACTAGCCTTCAGGGACATCTCCCCGGTTGCCCCGGCCCACGCCCTTATCATTCCTTTGGAGCACATCGCCTCCTTGAGCGATCTTTCGCCCGACCATCTCCATATTGCCGGCCAGATCATGCTCGCTGCCGGCAGGGTCGCCGACATTCTCGGCGTCAGGCAGTCCGGCTACCGTTTCGTATTCAACAGCGGACCCGATGCCCTGCAGAGCGTCTTCCACATCCACGGCCATCTTCTCGGCGGTACCGGGATGGGCTGGCCTCCATTTCCCGGAGCGGCCATTACGCACGGCGCGTAG
- a CDS encoding FeoA family protein — translation MRLSELQVGDKAEVTGLKVDAAVRRRIMDMGLIKGTRFKVLRVAPLGDPVEIFFKGLYLTMRISEAEGIMVERIGGVGDGMPMQSGGRRRHGSGGAK, via the coding sequence ATGCGTTTATCGGAACTGCAGGTTGGTGACAAGGCAGAAGTAACTGGCCTCAAGGTTGATGCCGCCGTCAGGCGTAGGATTATGGACATGGGGCTCATCAAGGGGACCCGCTTCAAGGTGCTGAGGGTGGCTCCGCTTGGGGACCCCGTAGAGATTTTCTTTAAAGGGCTCTATCTCACGATGCGCATCAGCGAGGCTGAAGGGATCATGGTGGAACGGATCGGAGGCGTCGGTGACGGCATGCCGATGCAGTCCGGAGGCCGTCGGCGCCATGGATCGGGAGGGGCGAAATGA
- a CDS encoding hemolysin family protein — protein sequence MELLFLLFLILVNGMLAMTEIALVSAKRSRLAKLAEGGDRPASVAIKLGQEPIRFLSTIQIGITSIGILNGIVGEGAFAVPLSAWLVSLGLDPDISRISATFAAVVSITYVTIVIGELVPKRLGQFNPEGVARFVALPMLTLSTATRPFVRLLSFSTDAILRLLGKNPEEVQRVTEEEIHAMLEEGSEAGVIEQHEHEMVRNVFRLDDRQLGTLMVPRADIVFLDVLRPVEANIARVTESEHSRFPVCSGSLQSLLGVVNAKQLLSQSLRGGLTEFTSQLQPCIYVPESLTGMELLDHFRTSGSQMVFVVDEYGEIQGLVTLQDMLEAVTGEFVPRNSEDSWAVEREDGSWLLDGLIPVPELKDTLELRSLPEEEKGRYHTLSGLMMWMLGRMPQTGDIMTWENWRLEIVDLDGQRIDKVLASKLLRDSALESVDGLNPLS from the coding sequence ATGGAACTGCTCTTTCTCCTTTTTCTGATTCTGGTCAACGGCATGCTTGCCATGACCGAAATAGCCCTTGTCTCCGCCAAGCGCTCCCGGCTGGCAAAACTGGCCGAGGGCGGCGACCGCCCCGCCTCGGTAGCAATCAAGCTCGGACAGGAACCAATCCGTTTCCTGTCGACCATCCAGATCGGCATCACCTCCATCGGCATCCTCAACGGCATCGTCGGTGAAGGAGCTTTTGCCGTGCCGTTGTCGGCATGGCTCGTATCGCTCGGTCTGGATCCGGACATCAGCCGCATTTCCGCCACCTTTGCCGCGGTTGTCTCCATTACCTATGTCACCATCGTCATCGGCGAACTGGTGCCGAAACGTCTAGGCCAGTTCAATCCTGAAGGGGTAGCCCGCTTCGTTGCACTGCCGATGCTCACCCTCTCTACTGCCACCCGCCCGTTCGTCAGGCTGCTATCATTTTCGACCGATGCCATCCTTCGCCTGCTCGGAAAGAATCCCGAAGAGGTGCAGCGCGTGACTGAGGAGGAGATCCATGCAATGCTTGAAGAGGGATCAGAGGCCGGAGTGATTGAGCAGCATGAACATGAGATGGTCCGCAACGTTTTCCGTCTTGACGACCGCCAGCTCGGCACCCTGATGGTGCCCCGGGCCGACATCGTTTTCCTCGATGTACTCCGTCCCGTGGAGGCGAATATTGCGAGGGTGACGGAGTCGGAGCATTCCCGATTCCCTGTCTGCAGCGGCAGCCTGCAGTCGCTTCTCGGTGTTGTCAATGCCAAGCAGCTGCTCTCCCAGTCGCTTCGCGGAGGGCTGACGGAGTTCACTTCCCAGCTTCAGCCGTGCATCTATGTTCCCGAATCGCTGACCGGCATGGAACTGCTCGACCATTTCAGGACTTCCGGCAGCCAGATGGTGTTCGTGGTCGACGAGTACGGCGAGATCCAGGGTCTCGTCACCCTCCAGGACATGCTCGAAGCGGTGACAGGAGAGTTCGTTCCGCGCAACAGTGAGGATTCATGGGCGGTCGAGCGCGAAGACGGCTCCTGGCTCCTTGACGGTCTCATTCCGGTTCCGGAACTCAAGGATACGCTTGAACTCAGAAGTCTTCCCGAAGAGGAGAAAGGCCGTTACCACACCCTCAGCGGACTTATGATGTGGATGCTCGGCCGGATGCCGCAGACCGGCGACATCATGACCTGGGAAAACTGGCGGCTGGAAATCGTCGACCTCGACGGCCAGCGCATCGACAAAGTGCTTGCCTCGAAGCTGCTCCGTGATTCCGCTCTGGAGTCGGTTGACGGACTTAACCCTTTATCCTGA
- a CDS encoding fibrobacter succinogenes major paralogous domain-containing protein — protein MTTMHRILKRTLLSTIILFTAACSRPAPEAVDIDGNSYRIVRAGAMTWTAENLSVSRFRNGELIPEVRDGAEWAALATPAWCWNSNSPENGKKYGKMYNWYAVNDPRGLAPEGWHVATDAEWSMLSELLGGEREAGGKLKAVQGWAEPNEGAEDTIGFGLLPAGARRDTDGEFMEPGSYNRLWTSTETSDKAAWSRSIGYFDAALRRGKANKKTGFSVRCVKD, from the coding sequence ATGACGACCATGCACCGAATACTGAAAAGAACCCTCCTCTCGACCATCATCCTCTTCACTGCCGCCTGCTCCCGACCGGCACCGGAAGCCGTCGACATCGACGGCAACAGCTACCGGATTGTGCGTGCCGGCGCCATGACATGGACTGCCGAAAACCTGTCGGTCTCCCGGTTCCGGAACGGTGAGCTGATCCCCGAAGTCAGAGATGGGGCAGAGTGGGCAGCGCTTGCCACTCCCGCCTGGTGCTGGAACAGCAACAGCCCGGAAAACGGCAAGAAGTATGGAAAAATGTATAACTGGTATGCGGTCAATGACCCGAGGGGGCTGGCGCCCGAGGGGTGGCATGTGGCCACGGATGCAGAATGGAGCATGCTCTCGGAACTGCTCGGGGGCGAACGGGAGGCCGGCGGGAAACTGAAGGCTGTCCAGGGCTGGGCTGAGCCGAACGAAGGAGCGGAAGACACCATCGGGTTCGGTCTGCTGCCGGCCGGGGCGCGTCGTGATACGGATGGGGAGTTCATGGAACCCGGCAGCTACAACCGGCTTTGGACATCGACCGAAACCTCAGACAAAGCCGCATGGAGCCGCAGTATCGGCTACTTCGACGCCGCCTTGAGACGCGGAAAGGCGAACAAGAAGACTGGTTTTTCCGTCCGCTGCGTCAAGGATTGA
- a CDS encoding cupin domain-containing protein translates to MKSSIFRMLMLSILVAAPLHAVPTATQPAAGEAGVAFLPEELVWVANPKLHGLETTVLAGDPALPESYAQRIKLAPGTRLEPHFHPNQARMVTVLKGTLYFAFGERFDNATLRAMPPGSFFTEPVRVPHYAVAGSEEVVLELHAIGPDGTTYVGNEVH, encoded by the coding sequence ATGAAGTCCTCCATTTTCCGCATGCTCATGTTGAGCATCCTCGTTGCCGCTCCGCTCCACGCTGTGCCCACAGCAACCCAGCCTGCCGCCGGGGAAGCGGGCGTAGCGTTCCTCCCGGAAGAACTGGTCTGGGTGGCGAACCCGAAGCTTCACGGTCTTGAGACAACGGTGCTCGCCGGCGATCCCGCTCTTCCGGAGTCATACGCCCAGCGCATAAAGCTTGCCCCTGGTACCCGCCTGGAACCGCATTTTCATCCGAACCAGGCCAGGATGGTGACCGTGCTGAAGGGGACACTCTACTTCGCCTTCGGGGAACGGTTCGACAATGCCACCCTTCGCGCCATGCCTCCCGGCAGCTTTTTCACCGAGCCGGTGAGGGTGCCTCATTATGCCGTGGCCGGCAGTGAGGAGGTCGTGCTCGAACTCCACGCAATCGGCCCCGATGGAACGACTTACGTTGGAAACGAAGTCCACTGA
- the feoB gene encoding ferrous iron transport protein B: protein MTAPKELSIALTGNPNCGKSSLFNALTGAHQKVGNFPGVTIEKYEGYLDYRGYRIKVVDLPGTYSLTPYSPEEIVTRQYLIEQRPDVVVNVIEGPNIERSLLLTTQLMEMEVDFLVALNMMDEVEERGMKIDTRQLQKLLGCHIVPTSAKKRTGLELLLDHVIRVGTGDIAIQKNKLFFRPGLEEPINEISELLAPELELAAYNSRWLAIKLLESDREVYREIQRQPAWVKAEVVMQGALKDARRLYGSDPEELISEDRHSFIRGAMKECVEMPTEKRTSLTDYIDMVVLNRVLGLPVFLLVVWAVFHFTFSLGAPVMEWLSSLFSLLAVAGGRYLPDGMVRSILLDGVLAGVGGVLVFLPNIVLLFIGLSFLEASGYMARAAFVIDRVMHRFGLHGKSFIPMITGFGCSIPAIMATRTLKSRTDRLATIMIIPFMSCGAKLPVYVLLCGAFFAPSMAANILFGIYLLGIAVGLWTAWILKSTVLSSDSEPFVMELPPYRWPTLGSVFFQAKVKALMYVKKAGTLILAAVVIIWVMSNYPRSAAIEAGLEQARSAVEADAGLGAAEKDIRISTLEQKAQSEQLAHSLAGRAGMLMEPVIRPLGFDWRIGIALVTGLAAKEVVVSTMATIYSLSSDTDTGDLQATLRNDPAFNRATALSLMVFVLLYLPCVAALGVMKKEIGRWKPVLLYSAYSLGVAWVLSFIAYRGALLFL from the coding sequence ATGACAGCACCTAAAGAACTCTCCATTGCTCTGACCGGCAACCCCAACTGCGGCAAGTCGTCGCTCTTCAACGCCCTGACGGGTGCCCACCAGAAGGTAGGCAACTTCCCGGGCGTCACGATTGAAAAATACGAAGGATACCTCGACTACCGGGGATACCGCATAAAGGTCGTCGATCTTCCCGGTACCTACTCGCTCACCCCTTACTCCCCTGAGGAAATAGTCACCAGGCAGTACTTGATTGAGCAACGGCCGGACGTGGTCGTCAATGTCATCGAGGGCCCGAACATCGAGCGGAGCCTTCTGCTCACCACCCAGCTCATGGAGATGGAGGTGGATTTCCTTGTAGCCCTGAACATGATGGATGAGGTCGAGGAGCGGGGAATGAAGATCGATACCCGGCAGCTCCAGAAACTTCTGGGTTGCCACATCGTGCCGACCTCCGCCAAAAAGCGTACGGGCCTGGAGTTGCTGCTTGATCATGTCATCCGTGTCGGAACGGGAGACATTGCCATCCAGAAGAACAAGCTGTTTTTCCGTCCCGGCCTTGAAGAGCCCATCAACGAGATCTCGGAGCTGCTTGCACCTGAGCTGGAACTCGCAGCCTACAACAGTCGCTGGCTTGCCATCAAGCTGCTCGAGAGCGACAGGGAGGTCTACCGTGAAATCCAGCGCCAGCCGGCATGGGTGAAGGCCGAAGTGGTCATGCAGGGTGCGCTGAAAGATGCGCGGCGCCTCTACGGATCGGATCCAGAAGAGCTCATCAGTGAGGATCGGCACTCCTTCATCAGGGGTGCGATGAAAGAGTGCGTCGAGATGCCGACGGAAAAACGCACTTCGCTGACCGACTACATCGACATGGTCGTGCTCAACAGGGTGCTCGGTCTGCCCGTCTTTCTTCTTGTCGTATGGGCAGTGTTCCATTTTACCTTCTCTTTAGGTGCACCGGTCATGGAGTGGCTATCCTCCCTTTTCAGCTTGCTGGCGGTGGCGGGGGGGCGCTATCTTCCGGATGGCATGGTTCGCTCGATCCTGCTTGACGGGGTGCTTGCCGGAGTGGGCGGAGTGCTGGTGTTTCTGCCGAACATCGTTCTTCTTTTCATCGGGCTCTCGTTCCTTGAGGCATCCGGCTATATGGCGCGTGCGGCCTTTGTCATAGACCGGGTGATGCACCGGTTCGGTCTGCACGGAAAGTCGTTCATCCCGATGATTACCGGATTCGGATGCTCCATTCCGGCCATCATGGCCACCCGGACACTGAAAAGCCGTACCGACCGTCTTGCGACCATCATGATCATCCCGTTCATGAGCTGCGGTGCCAAGCTGCCGGTCTATGTACTGCTCTGCGGAGCGTTCTTCGCCCCCTCGATGGCCGCCAACATCCTGTTCGGCATCTATCTGCTCGGCATTGCCGTCGGGCTCTGGACCGCATGGATCCTGAAGTCGACGGTGCTGAGCAGCGACTCCGAGCCCTTTGTCATGGAGCTTCCTCCCTACCGCTGGCCGACCCTTGGGTCGGTGTTTTTCCAGGCGAAGGTGAAGGCGCTGATGTACGTGAAAAAGGCCGGGACCCTTATCCTTGCGGCAGTGGTCATTATCTGGGTCATGAGCAACTACCCCCGGAGCGCGGCCATCGAAGCGGGTCTAGAGCAGGCGCGCAGTGCGGTTGAAGCGGATGCAGGGCTCGGGGCCGCTGAAAAAGATATCCGCATTTCCACCCTTGAGCAGAAGGCCCAGAGCGAGCAGTTGGCCCATTCTCTGGCTGGACGTGCAGGCATGCTGATGGAGCCCGTCATCAGGCCCCTCGGCTTCGACTGGCGGATCGGGATCGCCCTTGTCACCGGACTTGCCGCAAAAGAAGTGGTCGTTTCCACCATGGCCACCATCTATTCACTCTCGTCCGATACCGATACCGGGGACCTGCAGGCGACCCTCAGGAACGATCCGGCCTTCAACCGGGCGACTGCTCTCAGCTTGATGGTGTTCGTGCTGCTCTACCTGCCCTGCGTTGCCGCCCTCGGAGTCATGAAGAAGGAAATCGGACGGTGGAAGCCGGTACTGCTCTATTCGGCGTACTCGCTTGGTGTTGCCTGGGTGCTTTCGTTCATTGCCTACCGGGGGGCTCTGCTGTTCCTCTAA